A stretch of DNA from bacterium:
GCCATGCTCTCGATCATGCTCGGCCGCGCGTTTCACTATCCCCCGGAAAAACTAATCGTGCTGGGTACGGCCGCCATGCTCCACGACGTGGGTAAGCTGATTTTCTCCGAACTCGCCGCCAAGCACAACCGCGACCTGACCAGCGAAGAACAGCGGCGAATGCGCCTCCATCCGGCGGCGGGAGCGGCGATTCTTTCCCGCAGCGGCGGCAATACTTTGCTCGAAGAGGCCACCATCCGCCAGCACCACGAACAACAGGACGGCCGCGGCTACCCACTCGGTCTCATGGGCGACAATCTTCCGCCGCTCGAAACCCGCGCGCCCCGCCACCGCGAGATCATTCGCTACGCGGAAATCCTCGCCGTCGCCAACACCTTCGATAATCTCATCAACGGCGATCTGATCGTGGACCCGATGTCACCGGCCAAGGCGATGGAGACGCTGGTTCGCGGAGCGGGTTCGCTCTACAATCGCTCGGTCGTTTCGGAAGCGCTCAAGATTATCAACGTCTATCCGGTCGGCTCGATCATCGAGATTCGCGTCGGCAATCTGATGTTCGAGAGTGGCGCGCGCGGCGTGGTCAGACGGGGAAATCACCATAACCTGCATCGCCCGGAAATCCTCGTCCTCTGGGATCGTCACGGCCGCCGCTCGAGTCCCCGCATCCTCGACCTCAACCGCTACCCCGGAATCGAAATCGAACTCGTGTAGATCGCCTGGCCGGAATCTTCATTTTCCCTCCACTTCGTGGGGGGATCAAAAGGGGGGTTCATCCCTCATCCTTCATCGTTCATCCTTCATCCTTCGTCTCTCCCCATTCCTTGAGCCGATAATGCAAGTACCGTCGCGAGATTCCGAGCACTTCCGCGGCCCGGCTGCGATTCCCGCCCACTTGCGATAACACCCGTAAAATGTGATTCCGCTCGGCCACCTTCCAGCTCAAGTCCTGCGCATCTACTTCGAGGTCGGCCGCTTCCGAAAGGAACAGGTCTCCCGCTTCGATGCGATCCCCCAGCGCCACCACCAGCGCGCGCGCGACCGAGTTCTCGAGCTCGCGAACGTTTCCCGGCCAGTTGTAGGCCATTAACCGGCGCAGCGCCTCCGGCGAGACTCCCAATGAGTGCTTCGGTGGTTGATGCTTTTCGAGGAAATGCCGCACCAGAAACGGTACGTCCGACAGCCTCTCGCGCAGCGGCGGAACCTTGATCGGCAGAATGAATAAGCGATAGAAAAGGTCCTCGCGGAATCGTCCGTCCTTCACTTCCTTCTGCAAGTCGCGGTTGGTGGCGGTGATGATCCGCACGTTGGCCTTGTGCGTTCGCGTATCTCCCACCGCGCGGAATTCTCCCTCCTGCAGGAAGCGCAGAAGCTTGGTCTGCAGGTCGGCGGGAATATCGGCCACTTCATCGAGGAACAATGTTCCGCCCGCCGCCGCTTCCACAAGGCCCGGCTTGTCGGCGGTCGCGCCGGTGAACGATCCCCTCTTATGGCCGAACAGCTCACTCTCGAAAAGCTGCGGCGAAACGTTGCCGCAATAGAGCGCCATGAACGGTTTTTCGGCCCGTGAACTTTGCGCATGAACCTCCCGCGCCACCAGTTCCTTTCCCGTTCCCGATTCGCCCAAAATCAGCGCGGGTAAATTCGACGCCGCCACCCGCTCGATCAGTGCGAACATCTCCTGCATGGTCGGCGACGAACCCACCAAGAGCGTCGCTCCCGCTCCCCGCGACGATTTGCGCGCGCTTTCATAGCGGCGGGCATTCTCGATGGCCAGCGTGGAAAACGTGGCTAATGTCGTCAACGGCCCGAGATTGCTCTTCTGGAAGCGCGTGCGGTTGCTGCGGCTGTCCAGATAGATCGCTCCGATGATTCCCTCCCGTCCCGCCAGCGGCGCGATGGCCGCCGATTGAATCCCCTTGAGAATCATCGAGGAGGTTCCCGAGAAGCGCGGATCCTCCACCGTGGACTCGGCAATATCGGCTTCGCCTTTCTCCACGGCTTTGCTGAGAAAGGACGTGGCAATGTCGTTTACTCCACGCGGTTCGCCCTGGCCGGTGTACTTCTGCGCCGCGACCTCAAGTTCGCCCGCCTCGTTACGCAACAGAATCATGGCCGTTTCCGCCAGCATCACACTGGCGCACGTTTCGAGCACGGCTTCAAAAACTTCACCGAGCGGCCGAAGTTCGAGCAGCTTCCGCCCGACCGACAGCACGTCGTCGCTGGTCAAGAATCCGGAGGAGGAGGTGTCGCTGGAAGATGATGTCACGGTAGAATGCGAGGTGAGAAGAGGGTAAACAGGCTGTCCACCACGAACGCGCCTTGCTTCGAGCGGGAGGAATTCGCGAAACTATCCACCACGGTAAGCGTCCAATAGTAGTCGCCGGGTGAAAGCGAATCGAGCATCTGCAACGATAGCACATTCGAAGGCAGCAGCGATGACGTCCAAATGACGGTCTCGAAGGCCTCGGTTTTGTTCACGATTTCGGCCCGATAGCCGAAGGTGAAGTTCGCTGCGAAAGCCTGCCATTCCAGAACCGGCCACGCGCTCACAGTGTCCCCGTTGCTCGGCGACAATACCAGCGGTGTATCGGTGATGACGCGCCACATGTAAACCGGTCCCACCTCGTACACTCGGCCATCGGCGTCGCGGGCCGTGAACAGAAACGGTAGGCCGATCGCTCCGCCAAGTTGCGAACCGGTGAAGTTGCCGGCCGGAAGCGAGACGGTCCACATGTCGCTGGCAATGGTCTGTCTTAGACTTACAGGCGGGCTGCCCTCGAACGTCACCGAAGCCTCGGTAACGATCCCCACATCCGGCCCGTCCAACTCGACCACCACCGAGTAGGTATCGGAAGTACCGTGGCGGCTGATGTGAACTGACCGCGCCCGGCCCCACAAGTCCACCTCGGCCGGAGGGGGACCCGGATAGCGATCCGACTTGGGATCCAGTGGGTTATCGTGGGGAGCCGAGCAGCCCAGAAAGGCCACGAGACCCCAAATGAGTGTCCAACGTCCAATTTTCACGAGTGTTAGAACCCTTTGATAGGCAAACGTTTAAGATACGGAGTTTGGCCCGTATTTTCAAGCGATCCCTCTCACAAGGACCGAGCCTTGAACCCCACGGAGAAAGACCGTATATTATTTGGTTTAAGGGCTGAGGACGCCTCTACGGGAGTTTGCTTCGTTCCCGATCATTTCCGGAGACCATGATTTGCATCCTGTTCTGATTGACTTTGGCCCGTTTGCCCTGCACAGCTACGGGTTGGCTATGGCCGTCGCGTTCGCGGTCGGGATCTGGGTCGCCACAATCCGTGCCAAGGCCAAGGGTTTCGGTCCCTATTTCGCGATAGACATCTCCATTCTGATTCTCATCTTCTCGATGATCGGCGCGCGGGCGACCTATGTCCTCACACACCTCGACGAATACCGAGAGTACCCGTTCGATGCGATCTCGCCTATCCAGCACACCGGCAAGATCGGCATCGAAGGCCTCGTGCTTCTCGGCGGCGTGGCGGCGGCTTTTCTGACCGTATATATCTACTCCCGTCGCAAGGGACATCACTTTCTGTCAGTTACGGACTTGTTGATTCCCCCCACGGCCCTGGGAATCGCCGTCGGCCGGATCGGCTGCTTCTTCAACGGTTGCTGCTTCGGCCTTCCCACCCATCAACCGTGGTGCGTGCACTTCCCGAAAGGCAGCCTGGCGGCCTACATCTTCCCCCACGAGTGCATTCATCCCACGCAGATCTACGAAACCGGCTACGCGCTTGTGATCTTCGCCGGATTGATGCTCTACGACCGTAGGCCTCGCCCCACGGGAGTCGTCACCGGATTGTTCCTGCTCCTCTACGGCATCGGCCGCTACTTCAACGAACAGCTTCGCTGGTATGAGCACGAAATGGTGCTGATCCAAACCAGCGGCTTTCGTCTGACGTTCTCGCAGGTAATATCTATTGCGATGATTCTATTGGGAATTCTGCTCCTGCTCACGGTCCGCCGCCGCACATCTCCTAAAGAGGAGCCCGCCCCGTGAGCCGCGTCGTTATCAGAACTGGACTCTGCTTGTTCCTGATTATGTCGGGTCTTGCTCCCTCAATGGCACAAACGTTGGAAGACTTCGCTCGCGAAGCCGGGATTCCCATTCTCAGCGTGAGGATTCTCGCGGAGGTTCCCCACGATACCGCCTGCTGGACACAGGGACTCGCCTACGAAAATGGAATTCTCTACGAGAGCGTCGGCGAATACGGGAAGTCGAAAATCCTGAAACTGGACGCAAAGACCGGCGAACTTCTTCAGTACGCGACTCTCGATGATCGCTATTTCGGAGAAGGTCTGGCCATTTTCGGTGAAGAGCTGATCGTGCTCACCTGGCTGGAAAACACCGCGTTCGTATTCGACGGAAATTCTTTATCGCCGCTCCGCACGATGAATTATTCGACCGAGGGCTGGGGACTGGCGACGGCCGATGAAACGCTCGTGATGAGCGACGGATCGAACCGGCTCGTCTTCCGTAGTCCCGAGGATTTCTCGGAAGCAGGAGCGGTCACCGTCACCTTCGGAAAACGCTATCTGCACAATCTGAACGAACTCGAATACGCGAACGACCATCTCTATGCCAACATTCTCGGCACCGACCATATCGCCCGGATTCATCCCGGCAACGGAGAAGTCACGGGTCTCGTGGACGGCCGCGAATTGCGCAATCGTGTCGGCGGCGACCGCGTGGCCAAACCCATGAACGGCATCGCCTACGACCCGGAATCCGGAGACTTCTTCCTCACCGGAAAAAAGTGGCCGACCATCTTCCGCGCGCGCATCACCGAACAACCCTGAATCTGCACAGCATGTTCATCACCTTTGAAGGCATAGACGGCAGCGGCAAATCCACTCAGATCGAGCGCACCGCCCGCTGGCTGAAATCGCTCGGCTGGGACGTTCTGGTCTCGCGCGAGCCGGGCGGCAGCGAACTGGGCGAAGTGATCCGCGACATCCTTCTCGATCCGCGCTGGAAAGCCATGACGGGACGCGCCGAGTTCTTACTCTATTCGGCTTCCCGCGCGCAACTGGTGGAGGAAATCGTTTGCCCTCATCTTGTCAAGCAAAAAGCCGTCGTCATTCTCGACCGCTACGATGATTCTTCCACCGCCTATCAGGGCGGCGGGCGCGAGCTGGGCATCGAAAGAATCGAGCAGATCAACGCCTTCGCAACCGGCGGACTCATTCCCGACGTCAGCTTCGTCCTCGACGTGGACTGGGAAACGTCGCAATCACGGCAGCGCGATTCGCGTTCCTCTCCCGACCGTCTCGAACAGAATGCCCACGACTTCTTCGAACGGGTACGCCAAGCCTATCACGAGCTTAGCAATCTTCACCCCGGACGGATCGTTCTCCTCGACGGCACGAAATCTGCTGATGAGGTGTTTGCCCGGATTCAGTCACGACTATGCCCGTTTCTCGACGTTCGCATGACCGAGTGACGGAGAAACGACCGCTTCCTTTGAAACAGCCATCTTGAGGATATGATGAAAACGCGTTTGACCTCTCTTCTCCTTGCGCTTCTGCTTGTGGCGGGTTTCGCCCATGCCGCCCGGCCCTCCGCGCAGGATTCCCTCTATGAACAGATCCGCCACAACGTCGGTTTGTTCGGCGACGTCTACCGCGAGATTTCTCTCCGCTACGTGGATCAAGTGGATATCGAGGAATTCATGCGGGCCGGTATCGAGGGCATGCTTTCGACTCTCGATCCCTACACCGTGTTCATCCCCGAAGACGAGACCGAAGACCTCGATCTCATCACCTCCGGCCGCTATGGCGGAGTGGGAATCGAAATCGGCGTTCGCGGCAAGGACAAGGTGCTGACCGTGATCTCGCCTATGGACGATTCCCCCGCTCAGCGAGTGGGAATCCGCACCGGCGACCGCATCATCATGATTGATAGCATGTCCACTCAGGGATTTACCACCAACGACGCCGCCAAGTATTTGCGGGGCGCGCCCGGCACGCAAGTCAAGGTTATCGTCGAGCGCGCCGGATTGTCCGAACCCATCGAGTTCGTAATCACCCGCCGCGACATCGAACTCAAGGACGTGCCCTACTACGGCTTCGTCAAACCGGGTGTCGGCTACATCAAGCTGGCCCATTTCTCCCGCCGCGCGCCCCTTGAACTCGACGAAGCTCTGACCGAGCTCAAGGGTGACGGCGTTCAATCCTTGATCCTCGACCTGCGCGGCAATCCCGGCGGACTCCTGAGCAGCGCCGTCGCCGTCACGCAGCGCTTCTGTGATCGGGGCGAAACCGTGCTCTCCGTTCGCGGACGCGACGCAGAAAACTCGCAGGTCTTCACGCTCCCCGATGCTCCGCTCGCCGGCGGCATTCCCCTAACCGTACTGGTGGACGGCGGCTCGGCCTCGGCATCGGAAATCGTAGCCGGCGCCATCCAGGACTTGGATCGTGGAGTCGTTATCGGCGATCCCACTTTCGGCAAGGGTCTCGTGCAATCCGTCGTCTCGTTTGAAAGCGGCGAAGCTCTCAAGCTCACCACCGCCAAATACTACACTCCGTCGGGCCGCCTCATCCAGCGCGTGGACTATTTCCACGATCAGGATCACGTTATTATCGGCGGCACCGGCGAGATTCCCGACCGGTTCACCACTCGCAACGGCCGTCCCGTGGAAGGTGGCGGCGGCATCGCTCCCGATATCGAAGTTCCCGCACCTCAGCCCGGACCTTTGGGCGTGGAACTCTGGCGGCAGGGATCCTTCTTCGATTTCATCAATGATTACCGCTCCCGCCATCCCCATCTCACGTCGGAGAAAATCGGCGATCCGGCGCTGACCGAGTTCCGTACGTGGCTCGATTCCGCCGGATTCCACTATGACGTGGACGGCTGGGCCGAGCTCGACACCCTCCGCCACATGATCGAGCAGGCGGGAATGGCCGACAGTCTCGCGGCCAATCTCGCCGATATTGAACGCGTTCTCGAACAGCGGCGCGAACAGGCGTTCCTGAGTGAAACCGACTTCATCCGCAGCAGTCTCGAACGCGAACTGGCGGCCAATCTCTTCGGCACGCGCGGACGCATCGAAGCTTCCTTCAACGACGACCCGGTCATCACGCGCGCGCTCGAAGTCCTCGCCGACACAAACCAGTACCAAAAGGTCCTGACCGTGACCGCCGCTCCCAAGGCGAATTAGCCAAAATTCCCCCCACGTCGTGGGGGGAATAAAAAAGGGGGGGCGCATTTCTGCGCGTCAAGCCCGCGCGCGCCTCGAAAACACATAACCATCCCCAACTCCCGGTGGTGACTCTCCCGAGTCACCCCTCACCTCACACGTGGACATCCCGTTCCTCTGGCTCTTCCTGCTCGGCTTCGGCACCGGCGTCGTCGGTGGCTTTCTCGGTATCGGCGGCGGCGTAATCATTACCGTCGTGCTGCTCGAGTGGTTCAAGGCTCAGGGCATTCCTCTCGATCTGCGTTTCCATCTCGCCTTCGGCACCACGCTGCTTGCGATCTTCGGAACCGCCGCCTCAGCCACTGCCACCTACGCTCGCATGAAGCGCGTGCTCTGGCCGGCCGCCACGATCATGGGAGCAGCCGCAGTTGCGACCTCGCTCCTCGGTTCGTGGCTGGCCGCCGAGTCGTCGGGTCCCGTTCTGAAAACGTTCTTAGCCGCGTTCTGCGTGGTCAATGCGATTCTGCTCCTTCGCAATAGCCGCGCAAGCTCTGACGGCAACTCCCGCAAAGCGTTGCCGAAGTATCTGGTGATCGGAGCGCTGGCCGGACTGGTCTCCGCCTATCTCGGTCTGGCCGGAGGTGTGGTGATGGTTCCGCTCATGCTCTTGTGGGTTAGACTTCCCGCCGAAAAGGCTCCCGGAACCAGCAGCGCCGTCGGCATTCTAACCAGTCTCGTTGGAGCCGTCGGCTACGCGTGGCAGGGCAGTGGCGCGGCTCATCTTCCCGAGGGCGCGTGGGGATTCGTCCTGCCCTCGCTGGCGATTCCGGTGATGATCGGCACAATCGCCGGTGCGCCCATTGGCAGTCTGCTCAATCGCCGTTTCGGACGGAAATCGTTCCGCTACGCTTTCGCTATCTTCCTCATCCTCATGGCCGCCCGCGTTTACTTCAAAGGATAATTGCTCCATGTCCACCGTCTCCCAAACCCATCTCGATCTCAAGCTCCTTGCCCGCGGCAAAGTCCGCGACATCTACGAGCTCGACCGCGATCATCTCGTGATCGTCACCTCCGACCGCCTGTCCGCCTTCGATGTCGTCCTGCCCGATCCGATTCCCGGCAAGGGCGCGGTGCTGACGAGGCTCACCCGCTTCTGGATGGACAAGCTCGCGCGCATTGTTCCGAATCATCTTCCGCTCGACCGCTCCAAGTACGACGCGATGAAAAAAGACCTCGCCGCGCAGGAGCCGGGACTGACTCCCGATCACATCGAAATCGTGCGCAAGGCCAAAGTCTTCCCCGTCGAGTGCGTCGTGCGTGGCTACATCACCGGATCGGGCTGGAAGGACTATCAGAAGACCGGAGAGGTCTGCGGCTACCGGCTTCCGGCGGGACTGCGTCAATGCGACCGCCTGCCCGAACCGCTCTTTACGCCTTCCACCAAGGCCACCGTCGGCCACGACGAAAACATTACGGTCGAGCAGGCCGCGAATATCATCGGCAAGGCGGAAGCGACTCGGCTGGCCGAAGCTTCGCTCGCTCTCTATAAGGCGGGAGCGGAGTGGGCGGAACAGCGCGGGATCATCATGGCCGACACCAAATTCGAGTTCGGTCTGATTGACGGGCAGGTTCACGTGGTGGACGAGGTTCTGACTCCCGACAGCAGCCGCTTCTGGCCAATGGACAAGTATGAGCCGGGCCGCGATCAGCCCAGCTTCGATAAACAAATCGTCCGCAACCATCTTCTTGACATCGGCTGGAACAAGACTCCGCCCGCCCCCGCCCTCCCGCCCGAGATCATCACCAAAACATCTCAGGCATACCGTGAAATCCTGAACCTTCTGACCTCATAGCGTCACGCTCACGCGTCGCATTCCATCGCTAAGCTCGCGCATCGGGAGGGAACCATGCCGCGATTTCATTCCATATTGCTACTGTTGTTTCTTCTGTCCGCAGTTCATCCGGCGTTCTGCCAGTGGGACCGTCACTTTCCGATCGCGCAGGATACGTTTGCGCACGGATTCCCACAGATTCTGGTGGACGATTCCCTGCGTCTCCATGTGTTTGACGTCCGTCAGCACAACCAACCTGATGGCGTGCGAAGTTCCCTGTATTATCAGCAGTTTGATCATTGGGGCAATCCCCTGACCACCCCGATGAACGTCTTCCAAGACGACCATTGGCAGGACTACGGCGCGGGAGTTCTTTTGGATCGCAATAATCAGATCCATGTGGTCTGGTGCCGGTTCTACCATATTATCCCACCCACCGGCAATCGGGTTTACTACACGAGTCTTAGTCTGGAAGGGCAAGTCCTGACCGATCCCTTCGTCATGGTGACACCCTATCGCAACTACGCGGTTCAGGCAGGAATCAACCTTGTCCAGAGCGAGGATGGGCGAATCTGGGTTGCTCTCGATCATTTCTTTGCTGTCCTTGATGAAGCGGGCAACGTTTTGCAGCCTTTCCAACCTGTTTACGATCCCTTCTATGCCATCAACCAGCCGATTCTAGCCAGTGCTCCGAACAATCAGGTGTGGGCCGCGGTACGATTCATAGACTCGACTCAAAACGTGAGTGTCGTCCGCGTAGATACTTCCGTTTTGGTGATGGAGGAAGTCAGTGGTGCGTATCCGGATTGGCTCCAAATGACTCCGGAGGCGTTCTTCATTGATTCAACGGGTGCTTTTCATTATGTGTTGTATCGGGAAGACGCCGGGCTTGTCTACCAGCGGGATGGGCGAGACGGCAGTCCCCCGACACGCAGGTGATCAATGATTTTCCCTATGGAGCCGGGTCCACTTTTTTCACGCTTGCCGGGGGTGATACCTTGGTGTATATTCAAGGGCAGACACTCCCTCTTTTCGGTCGAAACAGATATGGTTTTCTTCTGTCAGGGGAGCGAGCATATGGACCTACGTTTGTGCCGGATCCCCCTCCATCCTTTGGGCTCGGAGACAAATATCATTTCCGCTGGAAACGAGGGGGATACTGGGTGATTGGTACGGAGTCGGTGGGATCCCTGAGTCAATTGAGCCTTATCCACGTCCCCGGACCAGACGAGCCGCCCAATGCCACGGACGACCGCACTCCGCAAGCGACGATCTCGGCATTCACTTTTTCACCCAATCCCACCACCGGCTCGCTGTTCATTCACGGGCCGCTCGAACTCGTGAAAGAGGTCGCCATCTTCAATATCCTCGGTCAGCGCGTGTCGCTCGTTGAGCCTCATCCGGGAGCGGCACCGTTCGTCTTGCCGAGTCTTTCTTCCCTTCCCACCGGCCCCTACTTCGTCCACCTCCGCACCTCCCGCCAAACCTTTGTCCACAAGATCATTCTCGAAAGATAGTTTTCACATTCCCCCCCAAAAAATCTTCGATTTGGGGGGAACACAAGGGGGGTTACCGGGTCTGCATCCCTCACTCGACAGAAATATTACCGTCTCAATACCAAACAAGCTGCTGTGAAGCGGCTTGTTTGGTATCGAGAGGGGGATTCCGTTCGCGGCTATCCTCGTCCCCGGCAGATCGAATGGCCCAGATTCAGCATTCGATTGGCCGTGTGGAAATAGCGCAGCGCCATTCGCGGTTCATCGTTCTCCAAAGCCCGCAGTCCACGTTGAATGGCTTCGTGAGCTCCGCGGGCCAGACGCGGCAAACGCGGATCATCATTATTTACCATGCACCGGCGGAGTGCTTGCATCTGACGTTCCAGATGGGCCAGAATCCTCCGGAAGTTCACCCGCGCCGGATCGTCGAGGGTGGCGCAATTGATGATTCCCTGAACGGCTTCCTCATTCATGGCCTGATTCAGCATTGGATCATTAGGCGACACCGGATCGGGAACCAGAATGGACAGATCCGTTAATTCCTGAACGGCAGCCTCCATATCGGAGGGCATGTCGCTGCCAATGACGTTGAAGTCCAACGACGAATCGTTGGCAGGTTCGGTGGCGTTTTCCCTCGAGCAACTGATCGCCAGCAGCATCAGCAGAGTTAGGCTTATCGTGGCAAGAACTCTCATCACGTTTTCTCCCGTTGTAAAAGATTTCCGCAGCCCCCTTCTTGCGAAGGGGGCTGCATCCGAGAGGTACATCCGTTTTGCGGGAAACGGCTGACCAAGAGAACTTTTATCGTCGGAGCGAATCGGGAAATTCGCCGCTGCGATTCAATTCGTCCCGACCCCCCAAATCCCCCCGCAAGCGGAGGGAAGA
This window harbors:
- a CDS encoding HD domain-containing protein — translated: MRLCSIKDLRPGMRVARDICDERLELLIAAGIALDLRMIERLQDLEIEDVYIHEPGTDDIIPRDDLLSDKARRKTHKLLKRTFDDLTSLADMSEYANDDVITILQYDDRFANAVKVSHFHEVIHSTVDELFTRHEDVFEAPVVKRYLDRKYEHSLNTAMLSIMLGRAFHYPPEKLIVLGTAAMLHDVGKLIFSELAAKHNRDLTSEEQRRMRLHPAAGAAILSRSGGNTLLEEATIRQHHEQQDGRGYPLGLMGDNLPPLETRAPRHREIIRYAEILAVANTFDNLINGDLIVDPMSPAKAMETLVRGAGSLYNRSVVSEALKIINVYPVGSIIEIRVGNLMFESGARGVVRRGNHHNLHRPEILVLWDRHGRRSSPRILDLNRYPGIEIELV
- a CDS encoding sigma-54-dependent Fis family transcriptional regulator — translated: MTSSSSDTSSSGFLTSDDVLSVGRKLLELRPLGEVFEAVLETCASVMLAETAMILLRNEAGELEVAAQKYTGQGEPRGVNDIATSFLSKAVEKGEADIAESTVEDPRFSGTSSMILKGIQSAAIAPLAGREGIIGAIYLDSRSNRTRFQKSNLGPLTTLATFSTLAIENARRYESARKSSRGAGATLLVGSSPTMQEMFALIERVAASNLPALILGESGTGKELVAREVHAQSSRAEKPFMALYCGNVSPQLFESELFGHKRGSFTGATADKPGLVEAAAGGTLFLDEVADIPADLQTKLLRFLQEGEFRAVGDTRTHKANVRIITATNRDLQKEVKDGRFREDLFYRLFILPIKVPPLRERLSDVPFLVRHFLEKHQPPKHSLGVSPEALRRLMAYNWPGNVRELENSVARALVVALGDRIEAGDLFLSEAADLEVDAQDLSWKVAERNHILRVLSQVGGNRSRAAEVLGISRRYLHYRLKEWGETKDEG
- the lgt gene encoding prolipoprotein diacylglyceryl transferase, with translation MHPVLIDFGPFALHSYGLAMAVAFAVGIWVATIRAKAKGFGPYFAIDISILILIFSMIGARATYVLTHLDEYREYPFDAISPIQHTGKIGIEGLVLLGGVAAAFLTVYIYSRRKGHHFLSVTDLLIPPTALGIAVGRIGCFFNGCCFGLPTHQPWCVHFPKGSLAAYIFPHECIHPTQIYETGYALVIFAGLMLYDRRPRPTGVVTGLFLLLYGIGRYFNEQLRWYEHEMVLIQTSGFRLTFSQVISIAMILLGILLLLTVRRRTSPKEEPAP
- a CDS encoding glutaminyl-peptide cyclotransferase, producing the protein MSRVVIRTGLCLFLIMSGLAPSMAQTLEDFAREAGIPILSVRILAEVPHDTACWTQGLAYENGILYESVGEYGKSKILKLDAKTGELLQYATLDDRYFGEGLAIFGEELIVLTWLENTAFVFDGNSLSPLRTMNYSTEGWGLATADETLVMSDGSNRLVFRSPEDFSEAGAVTVTFGKRYLHNLNELEYANDHLYANILGTDHIARIHPGNGEVTGLVDGRELRNRVGGDRVAKPMNGIAYDPESGDFFLTGKKWPTIFRARITEQP
- the tmk gene encoding dTMP kinase, with the protein product MFITFEGIDGSGKSTQIERTARWLKSLGWDVLVSREPGGSELGEVIRDILLDPRWKAMTGRAEFLLYSASRAQLVEEIVCPHLVKQKAVVILDRYDDSSTAYQGGGRELGIERIEQINAFATGGLIPDVSFVLDVDWETSQSRQRDSRSSPDRLEQNAHDFFERVRQAYHELSNLHPGRIVLLDGTKSADEVFARIQSRLCPFLDVRMTE
- a CDS encoding S41 family peptidase, which codes for MTSLLLALLLVAGFAHAARPSAQDSLYEQIRHNVGLFGDVYREISLRYVDQVDIEEFMRAGIEGMLSTLDPYTVFIPEDETEDLDLITSGRYGGVGIEIGVRGKDKVLTVISPMDDSPAQRVGIRTGDRIIMIDSMSTQGFTTNDAAKYLRGAPGTQVKVIVERAGLSEPIEFVITRRDIELKDVPYYGFVKPGVGYIKLAHFSRRAPLELDEALTELKGDGVQSLILDLRGNPGGLLSSAVAVTQRFCDRGETVLSVRGRDAENSQVFTLPDAPLAGGIPLTVLVDGGSASASEIVAGAIQDLDRGVVIGDPTFGKGLVQSVVSFESGEALKLTTAKYYTPSGRLIQRVDYFHDQDHVIIGGTGEIPDRFTTRNGRPVEGGGGIAPDIEVPAPQPGPLGVELWRQGSFFDFINDYRSRHPHLTSEKIGDPALTEFRTWLDSAGFHYDVDGWAELDTLRHMIEQAGMADSLAANLADIERVLEQRREQAFLSETDFIRSSLERELAANLFGTRGRIEASFNDDPVITRALEVLADTNQYQKVLTVTAAPKAN
- a CDS encoding sulfite exporter TauE/SafE family protein; translation: MDIPFLWLFLLGFGTGVVGGFLGIGGGVIITVVLLEWFKAQGIPLDLRFHLAFGTTLLAIFGTAASATATYARMKRVLWPAATIMGAAAVATSLLGSWLAAESSGPVLKTFLAAFCVVNAILLLRNSRASSDGNSRKALPKYLVIGALAGLVSAYLGLAGGVVMVPLMLLWVRLPAEKAPGTSSAVGILTSLVGAVGYAWQGSGAAHLPEGAWGFVLPSLAIPVMIGTIAGAPIGSLLNRRFGRKSFRYAFAIFLILMAARVYFKG
- a CDS encoding phosphoribosylaminoimidazolesuccinocarboxamide synthase, whose protein sequence is MSTVSQTHLDLKLLARGKVRDIYELDRDHLVIVTSDRLSAFDVVLPDPIPGKGAVLTRLTRFWMDKLARIVPNHLPLDRSKYDAMKKDLAAQEPGLTPDHIEIVRKAKVFPVECVVRGYITGSGWKDYQKTGEVCGYRLPAGLRQCDRLPEPLFTPSTKATVGHDENITVEQAANIIGKAEATRLAEASLALYKAGAEWAEQRGIIMADTKFEFGLIDGQVHVVDEVLTPDSSRFWPMDKYEPGRDQPSFDKQIVRNHLLDIGWNKTPPAPALPPEIITKTSQAYREILNLLTS
- a CDS encoding T9SS type A sorting domain-containing protein, producing MIGTESVGSLSQLSLIHVPGPDEPPNATDDRTPQATISAFTFSPNPTTGSLFIHGPLELVKEVAIFNILGQRVSLVEPHPGAAPFVLPSLSSLPTGPYFVHLRTSRQTFVHKIILER